The Caproicibacterium lactatifermentans genome contains a region encoding:
- the mgsA gene encoding methylglyoxal synthase: MNIALIAHDAKKELMVQFCIAYCGVLSRHDLCATGTTGKLVSEATGLPIQKFLSGSQGGDQQIAARIACNEVDLLLFFRDPLTAKPSEPNDMNMLRLCDMHNIPVATNIATAEVLIHGLERGDLDWRNILNPKN; the protein is encoded by the coding sequence ATGAACATTGCATTGATTGCGCATGACGCAAAAAAAGAATTGATGGTGCAGTTCTGTATCGCCTACTGTGGTGTACTCAGCCGACATGACCTGTGCGCTACCGGTACCACCGGGAAACTGGTCAGTGAAGCCACCGGTCTGCCAATTCAGAAATTTTTGAGTGGCAGCCAAGGCGGCGACCAACAGATTGCTGCAAGGATTGCCTGCAATGAAGTGGACTTGCTGCTCTTTTTCCGCGACCCGCTGACCGCAAAGCCCAGTGAGCCAAACGATATGAATATGCTTCGGCTGTGCGATATGCACAACATTCCGGTAGCAACCAATATCGCTACCGCAGAAGTACTTATCCATGGTTTGGAACGCGGTGACCTTGACTGGCGCAATATCCTTAACCCCAAAAATTAA
- the aspS gene encoding aspartate--tRNA ligase — MAEFMTGLKRSCYCGEPRLSDVGKTLTLCGWVQRQRDLGQLIFIDLRDRSGIVQLAFDESTDKEVFHKAFTCRSEYVLAATGVLRERTSKNAILPTGDVELEVKELRILAKSETPPFAIEENSNVSNETRLRYRFLDLRRPDMQNILMARHRITKCAHDYFDNNGFLEIETPDLIKSTPEGARDYLVPSRIFDGKFFALPQSPQLYKQLLMISGFDRYMQIARCFRDEDLRADRQPEFTQIDFEMSFVEQNDVMAIGEGFIQKVYKDLLNIDIPTPLRRMTWQEAMDRFGSDKPDLRFGMELHDVSDCVKDTAFKVFHSALPGGSVRGINLKGHAKDLSRKEIDKLGDWVKSYGAKGLAWTRLADKETSSYEKFLAPEEAKAIREAMDAEPGDVLFLVASDDNTVVYASLGALRCELARRFNLIDKSKPCLLWVTDFPMFEYSKEEGRWMAMHHPFTMPNPEDLDRLESDPGSVRSIAYDMVINGYEAGGGSIRIHDTDLQQRMLQALGFTPEEAQRRFGFLLNALKYGAPPHGGMAWGLERLVMVLLGIDDMRDTVAFPKVASSADLMSNAPDVVDPQQLADLHIATLSKKE; from the coding sequence ATGGCAGAATTTATGACCGGACTGAAGCGCAGCTGCTACTGCGGCGAACCGCGTCTGTCCGATGTCGGAAAAACCTTGACTCTATGCGGCTGGGTACAGCGTCAGCGTGACCTCGGCCAGCTGATTTTTATAGATTTGCGCGACCGCTCCGGCATCGTGCAGCTTGCATTTGATGAGTCGACCGATAAAGAGGTTTTTCATAAAGCTTTCACCTGCCGCAGCGAGTATGTGCTGGCTGCCACCGGCGTTCTGCGGGAGCGCACCAGCAAAAACGCAATCCTTCCCACCGGTGATGTGGAGTTGGAAGTAAAGGAACTGCGTATCCTGGCAAAAAGCGAAACCCCGCCTTTCGCCATTGAAGAAAACTCCAACGTATCCAATGAAACACGGCTGCGCTATCGTTTTCTGGACCTGCGCCGCCCCGATATGCAGAACATCCTAATGGCACGCCACCGCATTACCAAATGCGCCCACGACTACTTTGACAACAACGGATTTTTAGAGATTGAAACACCGGACCTTATCAAATCCACACCGGAAGGCGCCCGCGACTATCTGGTACCCAGCCGTATTTTTGACGGCAAGTTCTTTGCTCTGCCGCAAAGCCCCCAGCTATACAAACAGCTGCTGATGATTTCCGGTTTTGACCGCTATATGCAGATTGCACGCTGTTTCCGTGATGAGGACCTGCGCGCTGACCGTCAGCCGGAATTTACCCAGATTGACTTTGAGATGAGCTTCGTCGAACAAAACGACGTCATGGCGATTGGCGAGGGCTTCATTCAGAAGGTCTACAAGGATTTATTGAATATCGACATTCCCACACCGCTGCGCCGCATGACCTGGCAGGAAGCAATGGATCGCTTTGGTTCGGATAAGCCGGACCTGCGTTTTGGCATGGAACTGCACGATGTGAGCGACTGTGTAAAGGACACTGCCTTTAAGGTGTTCCACAGCGCGCTGCCGGGCGGCTCTGTACGCGGCATTAACCTAAAGGGCCATGCAAAGGACCTGTCCCGCAAGGAAATTGACAAACTGGGCGATTGGGTAAAAAGCTACGGCGCCAAAGGCCTTGCATGGACACGTCTGGCGGACAAGGAAACCAGCAGCTATGAAAAATTCCTTGCACCAGAAGAGGCAAAAGCTATCCGTGAAGCGATGGATGCCGAGCCGGGCGATGTGCTGTTCCTGGTTGCCAGCGATGACAACACCGTTGTCTATGCTTCTTTGGGTGCCCTGCGGTGTGAGCTTGCCCGCCGCTTTAACCTCATCGACAAATCCAAGCCGTGCCTGCTGTGGGTAACGGACTTCCCGATGTTCGAGTACAGCAAAGAAGAGGGCCGCTGGATGGCCATGCATCACCCCTTCACCATGCCGAATCCGGAAGACCTCGACCGGCTGGAAAGCGACCCCGGTTCGGTTCGCTCCATTGCCTACGATATGGTTATCAATGGTTATGAGGCCGGCGGCGGCAGTATCCGTATTCACGACACCGACCTGCAGCAGCGTATGCTGCAGGCACTCGGCTTTACGCCAGAGGAAGCACAGCGCCGCTTTGGCTTCCTGCTGAACGCCCTGAAGTACGGTGCCCCGCCGCACGGCGGCATGGCCTGGGGACTGGAGCGTTTGGTGATGGTCCTGTTGGGCATTGACGATATGCGCGATACAGTTGCTTTCCCAAAAGTGGCTTCATCCGCCGACCTGATGTCCAATGCACCAGATGTGGTAGACCCACAGCAGCTGGCCGACCTGCATATTGCAACGCTCAGCAAGAAAGAATAA
- a CDS encoding epoxyqueuosine reductase QueH encodes MQKQNYQLALDQVLRSLPPNRKPRLLLHACCAPCSSYVLEYLSPYFQITLFYYNPNISSKDEYEKRVAEVRRLLQEMPLPTPVSFLPGRYDPERFLAMAKGMETLPEGGERCFACYRLRLTEAAKAAKESSFDFFTTTLSISPHKNAQMLNQIGMELAETYGVTWLPGDFKKRGGFQRSIVLSQQYHLYRQNYCGCVYSAAEAARRRKESTL; translated from the coding sequence GTGCAGAAACAAAACTATCAACTGGCACTGGACCAGGTCCTGCGCAGCCTGCCACCAAACCGAAAACCCCGCCTGCTGCTGCACGCCTGCTGTGCACCCTGCAGCAGTTACGTTCTGGAGTATCTGTCCCCGTATTTTCAAATTACACTTTTCTATTATAATCCTAATATTTCTTCTAAAGATGAATATGAAAAGCGTGTCGCTGAAGTTCGCCGCCTGCTGCAGGAAATGCCGCTGCCAACACCGGTGTCCTTTTTGCCGGGCCGCTATGACCCAGAACGCTTTCTTGCCATGGCAAAGGGAATGGAAACACTGCCGGAAGGCGGAGAACGCTGTTTTGCCTGCTATCGTCTGCGCCTGACGGAAGCCGCGAAGGCTGCCAAAGAAAGCAGCTTTGACTTTTTCACAACCACGCTGTCCATCAGCCCACACAAAAACGCACAGATGCTTAACCAAATTGGTATGGAGCTTGCCGAAACATACGGCGTCACATGGCTGCCGGGTGACTTTAAAAAGCGCGGCGGTTTCCAGCGCAGCATCGTCCTTTCACAGCAATATCATCTGTACCGGCAGAACTACTGCGGCTGTGTTTACTCTGCCGCCGAAGCTGCTCGCCGCCGGAAGGAATCCACACTATGA
- a CDS encoding P-loop NTPase, whose translation MGAVTVITSGKGGVGKSTTTVHMGLALAARGRRVLLLDCDAGLGCLDMLLGVSQRRVFDLSDVVSGTTSPDKAIYQSPLMPGLFLMPAPLHEEDLVSTGVMRQLVPALAHHYDHVLIDCPAGIGTGFRSACAAADRAVVVSTPDGISTAAAAKVRGQLLTLGISEQRLVINRFSPKFFRRAHFFSDLDAVIDTTGIQLIAVIPEDHALCAAAVNGLPPKNSPAVLAFARLALRLEGHNVPLPPLQKL comes from the coding sequence ATGGGAGCAGTCACAGTCATTACATCTGGAAAAGGCGGAGTGGGCAAATCCACAACAACGGTACATATGGGCCTGGCCCTTGCGGCCCGCGGCAGGCGTGTCCTGCTGCTGGACTGCGACGCGGGTCTCGGCTGTCTGGATATGCTGCTGGGGGTTTCCCAGCGGCGTGTATTTGACCTTTCCGATGTTGTGTCTGGTACGACCTCTCCGGACAAGGCAATTTACCAAAGTCCGCTAATGCCCGGCCTGTTTTTGATGCCCGCACCGCTGCATGAAGAGGATTTAGTCAGCACCGGTGTCATGCGGCAGCTGGTTCCGGCGCTGGCACATCATTACGACCATGTTCTGATCGACTGTCCCGCCGGCATTGGCACTGGTTTCCGCAGTGCCTGTGCCGCGGCGGATCGGGCTGTGGTTGTTTCCACACCGGACGGTATCAGTACCGCCGCTGCCGCAAAAGTGCGCGGACAGCTGCTGACGCTGGGTATTTCTGAACAGCGTCTGGTCATTAACCGCTTCTCCCCGAAGTTTTTCCGGCGGGCGCACTTTTTCAGTGACCTGGACGCTGTGATTGACACAACGGGCATTCAGCTGATTGCAGTCATTCCAGAGGACCATGCGCTGTGTGCCGCCGCTGTAAACGGGTTGCCGCCGAAAAACAGTCCTGCTGTGCTGGCATTTGCGCGGCTGGCCCTTCGGCTGGAAGGCCACAATGTTCCTTTGCCGCCCCTGCAGAAGCTGTAA
- the hisS gene encoding histidine--tRNA ligase has translation MNLITKVPRGTQDILPGQSKNWQTIETVLRQVASLHGFSEIRTPVFEHTELFQRGVGDTTDVVQKEMYTFQDKGGRSITLRPEGTAGATRALLEHGLYAAALPQKLWYEASCYRYEKAQKGRLREFHQFGVEMYGSADPLADAEIISIASAIFSRLDIHGLTLELNSIGCPTCRAAYTKALQEYFGQYKDQLCETCQSRLERNPMRILDCKSEICHKIGEKAPSILDYLCDDCKAHFQKVCSALDTLGISYQINDRIVRGLDYYTRTVFEFTTNDLGSQGTVCGGGRYDGLVEELGGPAMPALGFGLGLDRLLLLMEAQNIRFPQQPACDLYIASIGEAARLKSLVLATALRSADMIAAFDDLGRGLKAQMKYANKIGARYSMVLGDNELAAEQASVKNMETGDEDNLPIDENFAKAFAGMERRSSLFTTL, from the coding sequence ATGAATTTGATTACAAAAGTGCCCCGCGGCACACAGGACATCCTGCCCGGGCAAAGCAAAAACTGGCAGACAATCGAAACCGTACTGCGGCAGGTCGCGTCCCTGCACGGCTTTTCCGAAATCCGCACACCGGTTTTTGAACATACGGAACTTTTTCAGCGCGGTGTAGGGGATACAACCGACGTCGTGCAGAAAGAAATGTATACCTTCCAGGACAAGGGCGGCCGTTCCATCACTCTGCGCCCGGAAGGAACCGCCGGTGCCACGCGCGCGCTGCTGGAGCACGGCCTGTACGCGGCGGCTCTTCCGCAGAAACTTTGGTATGAAGCCTCCTGCTATCGCTATGAAAAGGCACAGAAAGGCCGCCTGCGTGAGTTCCACCAGTTTGGTGTGGAAATGTACGGTTCGGCGGACCCGCTGGCCGACGCAGAAATCATCTCCATTGCAAGTGCCATCTTCAGCCGGCTGGACATTCACGGCCTGACGCTAGAACTAAACTCTATCGGCTGCCCGACCTGCCGTGCGGCCTACACCAAGGCGCTGCAGGAATATTTCGGCCAGTACAAGGACCAGCTGTGCGAAACCTGCCAGTCCCGCTTGGAGCGCAACCCCATGCGTATTTTGGACTGCAAATCGGAAATTTGTCATAAAATCGGCGAAAAAGCGCCGTCCATTCTCGACTATCTCTGTGATGACTGCAAAGCACACTTTCAAAAAGTCTGCTCCGCCTTGGACACACTGGGTATTTCCTATCAAATCAATGACCGCATTGTGCGCGGACTTGACTACTACACCCGCACCGTCTTTGAGTTCACCACCAACGACCTCGGCAGCCAAGGCACCGTCTGCGGCGGCGGCCGCTATGACGGCCTTGTGGAGGAGCTGGGTGGACCGGCTATGCCAGCCCTCGGCTTTGGGTTGGGACTGGACCGTCTTCTGCTGCTGATGGAAGCACAAAATATCCGATTCCCGCAGCAGCCCGCCTGTGACCTGTACATCGCCAGCATCGGTGAAGCGGCCCGGCTGAAAAGCCTGGTCTTGGCCACCGCTCTGCGTTCCGCTGACATGATTGCTGCTTTCGACGACCTTGGCCGTGGTCTGAAGGCACAGATGAAGTACGCAAATAAAATTGGCGCCCGCTACAGCATGGTACTGGGTGATAACGAACTTGCCGCCGAACAGGCTTCTGTCAAAAACATGGAAACCGGCGACGAGGACAACCTGCCCATTGATGAAAACTTTGCAAAGGCCTTTGCAGGCATGGAGCGCCGCTCCAGCCTGTTCACTACGCTGTAA